In the genome of Meiothermus sp. QL-1, one region contains:
- a CDS encoding sugar ABC transporter substrate-binding protein has translation MRRQVVLGMLAVGIVALGLVTAQNKTPYIGLITKTESNPFFVKMKEGAQKEAQKLGARFISAAGKTDGDNASQVAAIENMVAAGVNTILITPSDAKAIVPAIQKARAAGVQVIALDSPTDPPDAVDALFATNNYQAGVLIGQYAAAVMKGKKPIIATLDLFPGHPVGAQRHNGFLAGFGLKSFGPESNELARPAEVVCMADTYGDRAKGQTAMENCLQKNPNINLVYTINEPAAAGAYQALRAAGKEKNVIIVSIDGGCEGVRNVERGIIAATSQQYPLKMAAMGVQAGVKYARTGVKARGYVDTGVNLITKTPVPGVSSKDVKFGLENCWGQ, from the coding sequence ATGCGCAGGCAAGTGGTTCTAGGCATGTTGGCAGTAGGTATCGTAGCACTAGGGCTGGTCACAGCCCAAAACAAGACCCCTTACATCGGGCTCATCACCAAAACCGAGTCCAATCCCTTTTTCGTCAAGATGAAGGAGGGGGCTCAGAAGGAGGCCCAAAAACTGGGGGCCCGGTTCATCAGCGCTGCTGGCAAGACCGACGGAGACAATGCTAGCCAGGTTGCAGCCATCGAGAACATGGTGGCCGCTGGGGTGAATACTATCCTGATTACCCCCAGCGATGCCAAGGCCATCGTACCCGCCATCCAGAAAGCACGCGCTGCAGGGGTGCAGGTTATTGCGCTGGATAGCCCTACCGACCCACCGGATGCTGTGGACGCCCTATTCGCAACCAACAACTATCAAGCGGGGGTTCTGATAGGGCAGTACGCAGCCGCTGTGATGAAGGGCAAAAAGCCTATCATCGCCACTTTGGACCTCTTCCCTGGCCACCCAGTAGGAGCCCAGCGGCACAATGGCTTTCTAGCCGGCTTTGGCTTGAAGAGCTTTGGCCCTGAGAGCAACGAATTGGCCCGTCCAGCTGAAGTCGTTTGCATGGCCGACACCTACGGGGACCGGGCTAAAGGCCAGACAGCCATGGAAAACTGTCTGCAAAAGAACCCTAACATCAACTTGGTCTATACCATCAACGAGCCAGCTGCAGCTGGCGCTTATCAAGCCCTGAGGGCAGCAGGGAAAGAAAAGAACGTGATAATCGTCTCGATTGACGGGGGTTGCGAGGGTGTGCGCAATGTAGAGCGGGGTATTATCGCGGCCACTTCCCAGCAGTACCCTCTCAAGATGGCCGCCATGGGGGTACAGGCTGGGGTAAAGTACGCTCGGACCGGGGTTAAAGCCCGTGGCTACGTGGATACTGGAGTCAACCTAATCACCAAAACCCCGGTACCTGGGGTAAGCAGCAAGGACGTCAAGTTTGGCTTGGAGAACTGCTGGGGCCAGTAG